A single Kribbella aluminosa DNA region contains:
- a CDS encoding sugar kinase: MTDLLTLGETMVSVRTGRPMRLGGDAQLSIAGSESNVAIGVARLGHDVTWLSAVGNDEPGRLIQRTLRAENVDARVRFADDAFTGFIAFDQPSHDITRVSYHRRGSAASTLTPDETTAAITALSPTLLHITGITPALSDTARAATLAAVRTTTAQVSLDVNYRARLWSRADAATALRELLPHIHTVFASDDELDLLTDAEDPIADLLNTVQTVVVTAGAKGAWSHTKTTATPTPDAARSASAIDAALGGSTAEVLTIHRPALPVTVVDSIGAGDAFVSGYLSATLDDLSPEARLDRATTSGAFCVTAYGDWESLPTREDLTLLTHAQGTALR; encoded by the coding sequence ATGACAGATCTGCTGACGCTTGGCGAGACGATGGTTTCGGTGCGGACCGGGCGGCCGATGCGGCTGGGCGGGGACGCGCAGCTGTCGATCGCCGGCTCCGAGAGCAACGTGGCGATCGGGGTGGCCCGGCTCGGGCACGACGTCACCTGGTTGAGTGCCGTCGGCAACGACGAACCGGGCCGGCTGATCCAGCGCACGCTCCGCGCCGAGAACGTCGACGCCCGGGTCCGGTTCGCCGACGACGCGTTCACCGGGTTCATCGCGTTCGACCAGCCGTCGCACGACATCACCCGGGTCAGCTACCACCGCCGCGGATCCGCCGCCTCCACCCTCACCCCCGACGAGACCACCGCCGCCATCACCGCGCTGTCTCCGACCTTGCTCCACATCACGGGCATCACCCCGGCGCTCTCGGACACGGCACGAGCGGCGACCCTGGCCGCCGTACGCACAACCACCGCCCAGGTCTCACTCGACGTGAACTACCGCGCCCGCCTCTGGTCCCGCGCCGACGCCGCGACCGCTCTCCGCGAACTCCTCCCGCACATCCACACCGTGTTCGCCTCCGACGACGAACTCGACCTGCTCACCGACGCCGAAGACCCGATCGCCGACCTGCTGAACACCGTCCAAACCGTCGTAGTGACAGCCGGCGCCAAGGGCGCCTGGTCCCACACCAAGACCACCGCAACCCCCACACCCGACGCAGCGCGGAGCGCATCCGCGATCGACGCGGCCCTGGGCGGGTCAACGGCCGAGGTGCTCACGATCCACCGACCCGCTCTCCCGGTCACGGTCGTCGACAGCATCGGCGCCGGCGACGCGTTCGTCTCCGGGTACCTGTCCGCCACCCTCGACGACCTCTCCCCCGAGGCCCGCCTCGACCGCGCCACGACCTCCGGCGCGTTCTGCGTCACGGCGTACGGCGACTGGGAATCCCTCCCCACCCGCGAAGACCTCACCCTCCTCACCCACGCCCAAGGCACCGCCCTCCGCTGA
- a CDS encoding ABC transporter substrate-binding protein, producing the protein MTGLAADRRTFLKGLGLLGAATLVPGCATSATSPGSGGPASGEVALQSNLSSAQAKAAIEKLVAAYNKTGGSQVKLNTVAAEIFRTQLPTYLTSANPPDVYTWYAGSVADSYAKKDLLLDVSSVWESMGNYSKAMQTLSTSSAGQKIFVPTSYYWWGMFYRKSNFTKWGVTPPKTWAEFVAVCKTIQGKGIPPIGIGLGDTPWVASAWFDYLNIRINGAPFHRKLLAGHGDFTDPKVKAVFTKWREVLPYFDPKGKSFPFQEATSALLAGKTGMFLIGTFFADSAPKDALDDIDFFQFPIIDPAVPVAEEAPTDGYFASKKVRDPDGVKKFLTWLATAEAQEIYVQNSSGTAIPANPAGKAVDSPLVKKGKAMIEGAAEITQFFNRDSSDALQPTADAALTKFLDKPDQIDQILKDWQAAATKVFKA; encoded by the coding sequence ATGACGGGTCTGGCAGCGGATCGGCGGACATTCCTCAAGGGACTTGGACTGCTCGGGGCAGCGACCCTGGTTCCGGGGTGCGCGACTTCGGCGACGAGTCCCGGCAGCGGCGGTCCGGCGAGCGGTGAGGTGGCGCTGCAGTCGAACCTCTCCAGCGCGCAGGCCAAGGCCGCGATCGAGAAACTCGTTGCCGCCTACAACAAGACCGGTGGGTCCCAGGTCAAGCTGAACACGGTTGCCGCGGAGATCTTCCGGACCCAGCTGCCGACGTACCTGACCTCGGCGAACCCGCCGGACGTCTACACCTGGTACGCCGGTTCGGTCGCGGACTCGTACGCGAAGAAGGACCTGCTGCTCGACGTCTCGAGCGTCTGGGAATCGATGGGGAACTACTCGAAGGCGATGCAGACGCTGTCCACGAGCAGCGCCGGGCAGAAGATCTTCGTACCGACCAGCTACTACTGGTGGGGGATGTTCTACCGGAAGTCGAACTTCACCAAGTGGGGCGTGACGCCGCCGAAGACCTGGGCCGAGTTCGTTGCCGTCTGCAAAACCATTCAGGGCAAGGGGATCCCGCCGATCGGGATCGGGCTCGGGGACACGCCGTGGGTGGCGTCCGCGTGGTTCGACTACCTGAACATCCGGATCAACGGGGCGCCGTTCCACCGCAAACTGCTGGCCGGCCACGGCGACTTCACCGACCCGAAGGTGAAGGCGGTCTTCACCAAGTGGCGCGAGGTGCTGCCGTACTTCGACCCGAAGGGCAAGTCGTTCCCGTTCCAGGAGGCGACGTCGGCGCTGCTCGCGGGGAAGACCGGGATGTTCCTGATCGGCACGTTCTTCGCGGACTCGGCGCCGAAGGACGCGCTGGACGACATCGACTTCTTCCAGTTCCCGATCATCGACCCGGCGGTACCGGTCGCGGAGGAGGCTCCGACCGACGGGTACTTCGCGTCGAAGAAGGTGCGGGACCCGGACGGGGTGAAGAAGTTCCTGACCTGGCTGGCGACGGCGGAGGCGCAGGAGATCTACGTACAGAACTCCTCCGGTACGGCGATCCCGGCCAACCCAGCCGGCAAGGCGGTGGACTCGCCGCTGGTGAAAAAGGGCAAGGCGATGATCGAAGGTGCCGCCGAGATCACCCAGTTCTTCAACCGCGACTCGTCGGACGCCCTCCAGCCGACGGCGGACGCCGCCCTCACGAAGTTCCTCGACAAGCCCGACCAGATCGACCAGATCCTGAAGGACTGGCAGGCGGCCGCAACCAAGGTGTTCAAGGCGTGA
- a CDS encoding carbohydrate ABC transporter permease yields the protein MSSPGDAVLSSVTRPSRLRRDGRVSPLILAFVLVPFVIEAVWVFWPALQGFWLALTSWDGLSAPRFVGFGNFADMVSDPIFRTALKNTAIWLVLFGGLSVIGGFGMALLLQKERRGVAIYRAALFTPVVFSLVVTALIWRVFYQPDGLVDTVFRSVGLGNFVRPWLADPGTALYAVIVPALWRQIGHVMVLYLAGLKAVDPALYEAAKVDGASAWQRTRYVTIPQLKGVNSVVLSVIVIDSLRSFDIVWSMTRGGPYHSSELLSTYMYSTAFQSTQLGYASALAVVIFLLALAVILGYLIRAFREES from the coding sequence GTGAGTTCCCCGGGAGATGCCGTGCTCTCGTCCGTGACCCGCCCGTCCCGCCTGCGGCGGGACGGGCGGGTGTCTCCTCTCATCCTGGCGTTTGTCTTGGTGCCGTTCGTCATCGAAGCGGTCTGGGTGTTCTGGCCGGCTCTGCAGGGGTTCTGGTTGGCTTTGACCAGTTGGGATGGATTGTCGGCGCCGCGGTTCGTCGGGTTCGGAAACTTTGCTGACATGGTGTCGGATCCGATCTTCCGGACGGCGCTCAAGAACACCGCGATCTGGTTGGTGCTGTTCGGTGGGTTGAGTGTGATCGGCGGGTTCGGGATGGCCTTGCTGCTGCAGAAGGAGCGGCGGGGTGTGGCGATCTACCGGGCGGCGTTGTTCACCCCGGTGGTGTTCTCGCTGGTGGTGACCGCGCTGATCTGGCGGGTCTTCTACCAGCCGGATGGACTTGTCGACACGGTGTTCCGGTCGGTTGGCCTGGGCAACTTCGTCCGGCCCTGGCTGGCCGACCCCGGCACCGCGCTGTACGCCGTGATCGTGCCGGCGCTGTGGCGTCAGATCGGGCACGTGATGGTCCTCTACCTGGCCGGCCTGAAAGCGGTCGATCCCGCGTTGTACGAGGCCGCGAAGGTCGACGGCGCCTCTGCCTGGCAGCGCACGCGGTACGTCACGATCCCGCAGCTCAAGGGCGTCAACTCCGTCGTACTCTCGGTGATCGTCATCGACTCGCTGCGGTCCTTCGACATCGTCTGGTCGATGACCAGAGGCGGCCCGTACCACTCGTCCGAGCTGCTCAGCACGTACATGTACTCGACCGCGTTCCAGTCCACGCAGCTCGGCTACGCGTCGGCGCTCGCGGTCGTGATCTTCCTGCTCGCCCTGGCCGTCATCCTCGGCTACCTGATCCGCGCGTTCCGGGAGGAATCGTGA
- a CDS encoding SDR family NAD(P)-dependent oxidoreductase: MRLAGRVIAVTGAASGIGAACAERALAEGAQVVQVDIRPCKELPGRAIAVVGDVASPDTWAEVRSRGRDELGPIDGLVSNAVVIDVKPAHELSPPSWQRQLDVNLTAAFLGFRALYDDLVAGAGSVVLVSSVHAIAGLPGHPAYAATKGALVSLGRQLAVEYGRDIRVNTVLPGPVVTALWDRVDAEARERSAQATALKRLGQPDEVAQAVAFLLSSEASFVTATSLVVDGGWSAVKDSA; the protein is encoded by the coding sequence GTGCGGCTGGCTGGGCGGGTGATCGCGGTGACCGGGGCCGCGTCGGGGATCGGTGCGGCGTGCGCCGAACGGGCGCTGGCCGAGGGCGCGCAGGTCGTGCAGGTGGACATCCGGCCCTGCAAGGAGCTGCCGGGCAGGGCGATCGCCGTGGTCGGTGACGTCGCGTCGCCGGACACTTGGGCGGAGGTGCGGTCCCGCGGCCGCGACGAGCTCGGCCCGATCGACGGTCTGGTCAGCAACGCGGTCGTCATCGACGTGAAGCCGGCACACGAGCTCTCCCCGCCGTCCTGGCAACGTCAGCTCGACGTCAACCTGACCGCCGCGTTCCTCGGTTTCCGGGCGCTGTACGACGACCTCGTCGCGGGCGCCGGCTCCGTCGTACTGGTGTCATCGGTGCATGCGATCGCCGGGCTGCCCGGACATCCGGCGTACGCCGCGACGAAGGGTGCACTGGTCTCGCTCGGACGCCAGCTCGCCGTCGAGTACGGTCGGGACATCCGCGTGAACACCGTGCTCCCGGGCCCGGTCGTGACGGCGCTGTGGGACCGCGTCGACGCCGAGGCCCGCGAGCGCAGCGCCCAGGCGACCGCGCTGAAACGCCTCGGACAGCCGGACGAGGTGGCACAGGCGGTGGCGTTCCTGCTGTCGTCCGAGGCATCGTTCGTGACCGCCACCAGCCTGGTGGTCGACGGCGGATGGTCGGCTGTGAAGGATTCGGCGTGA
- a CDS encoding alpha/beta hydrolase family protein, whose protein sequence is MTPWTPPPYADPATFTERDITLDADGHTVPGTLTLPTEPTGRGVVLLTGGGPYDRDETSGPNKPMKDLAWGLATQGVAVLRFDKVTANRPEAMAAPGYTMTSEYVPHGIAAVRLLAEHVDQVFLAGHSMGGKIAPQLAAEEPLVAGVVIMAGDTQPMQHAAVRVMRHLARANPEAVPPEAVALFERQAIAADTVTPDTPSSDLPFGMPASFWLDQRAYDPVATAAKLDVPILVLQGGRDYQVTVADDLPAWRAGLPNATITVLDADNHVFFAGTGPSTMADYQIPGNLDPAVVTAITGWLP, encoded by the coding sequence ATGACGCCCTGGACTCCCCCGCCGTACGCCGACCCGGCCACCTTCACCGAACGCGACATCACCCTCGACGCGGACGGCCACACGGTCCCCGGAACGTTGACCCTGCCCACGGAACCGACCGGCCGCGGCGTAGTCCTGCTGACCGGCGGTGGTCCTTACGACCGCGACGAGACCAGCGGACCCAACAAGCCGATGAAGGACCTCGCGTGGGGCCTGGCCACGCAAGGCGTTGCGGTACTGCGCTTCGACAAGGTGACCGCGAACCGACCCGAGGCGATGGCCGCGCCGGGGTACACGATGACCTCGGAGTACGTCCCGCACGGGATCGCCGCGGTACGCCTGCTCGCCGAACACGTCGACCAGGTGTTCCTCGCCGGGCACAGCATGGGCGGCAAGATCGCTCCGCAGCTCGCCGCCGAGGAACCGCTCGTCGCGGGCGTCGTGATCATGGCCGGCGACACCCAGCCGATGCAGCACGCGGCCGTCCGCGTCATGCGCCACCTCGCCCGGGCCAACCCCGAAGCCGTCCCACCCGAGGCCGTCGCACTCTTCGAACGACAGGCGATCGCGGCCGACACCGTCACCCCGGACACCCCGTCGTCGGACCTGCCGTTCGGTATGCCGGCGTCGTTCTGGCTGGATCAGCGCGCGTACGACCCGGTCGCGACGGCCGCGAAACTCGACGTACCGATCCTTGTCCTGCAAGGCGGTCGCGACTACCAGGTGACCGTCGCCGACGACCTCCCCGCGTGGCGCGCCGGTCTCCCGAACGCGACGATCACCGTCCTGGACGCGGACAACCACGTGTTCTTCGCCGGCACCGGCCCGTCCACGATGGCCGACTACCAGATCCCCGGAAACCTGGACCCGGCAGTCGTCACCGCCATCACCGGCTGGTTGCCTTAA
- a CDS encoding bifunctional 4-hydroxy-2-oxoglutarate aldolase/2-dehydro-3-deoxy-phosphogluconate aldolase, with product MDLLAELRSRKLLAIIRADRADTALDCVETLIEAGITALEISLTTPGGVEAIAKARSLYDPHILIGAGTVVTADQADQVAAAHADFSVTPAITRGAHRSVELGVPLLCGALTPTEVIAALDLGATAVKIFPAKLHGPGYLSELRAPLPDAPLIAVGGVDAQSAPQYLAAGALAVGVGSPLLGDAATGGPLAELSIRASTFRTELGI from the coding sequence ATGGATCTGCTTGCCGAACTCCGGAGCCGGAAACTGCTCGCGATCATCCGCGCCGACCGCGCGGACACCGCACTCGACTGCGTCGAGACCCTGATCGAGGCGGGCATCACCGCACTCGAGATCTCGCTCACCACCCCCGGCGGCGTCGAGGCGATCGCGAAGGCGCGCTCGCTGTACGACCCGCACATCCTGATCGGGGCCGGCACCGTCGTCACCGCCGACCAGGCCGACCAGGTCGCCGCCGCACACGCCGACTTCTCCGTCACGCCCGCGATCACCCGCGGCGCGCACCGCTCGGTCGAGCTCGGCGTCCCGCTGCTCTGCGGCGCACTCACCCCCACCGAGGTGATCGCCGCCCTCGACCTCGGCGCCACCGCGGTGAAGATCTTCCCCGCCAAACTGCACGGTCCCGGCTACCTCTCCGAACTCCGCGCCCCACTCCCCGACGCACCGCTGATCGCCGTCGGCGGCGTGGACGCCCAGTCCGCACCGCAGTACCTCGCCGCCGGCGCCCTCGCGGTAGGCGTAGGCTCCCCGCTCCTGGGCGACGCCGCCACCGGCGGACCGCTGGCAGAACTGTCGATCCGAGCCAGCACCTTCCGCACCGAACTCGGCATCTGA
- a CDS encoding FadR/GntR family transcriptional regulator, with amino-acid sequence MVGCEGFGVRESSVTGIQRGLHGQIVEEMAQRILSGTIPEGATISVTELQADLGVSLTAVREALKVLTAKGLVDARQKRGTFVRPRADWNLLDADMIRWHFKDADARPELLEELHEVRGIVEPAAARLAAVRGDDSHLAALEAALAAMESAGDDLAAVVADLAFHRALLAATGNELLTKMEVIMETGLADRDRLVHKVKPSDDPVPSHRRVVDAVRAHDPEGAELAMRELLAKAAEDLTEVRGSSRKGRR; translated from the coding sequence ATGGTCGGCTGTGAAGGATTCGGCGTGAGGGAGAGCAGTGTGACGGGGATTCAGCGCGGGTTGCACGGACAGATCGTGGAGGAAATGGCACAGCGGATTCTGTCCGGGACGATCCCGGAGGGGGCGACCATCAGCGTCACCGAACTGCAGGCCGACCTCGGCGTCAGCCTGACCGCCGTACGCGAGGCACTGAAGGTGCTGACCGCCAAGGGGCTGGTCGACGCGCGGCAGAAGCGCGGCACGTTCGTCCGGCCGCGCGCGGACTGGAACCTGCTCGACGCAGACATGATCCGCTGGCACTTCAAGGACGCCGACGCGCGCCCCGAACTGCTCGAGGAGCTGCACGAGGTACGCGGCATCGTCGAGCCGGCCGCCGCCCGGTTGGCCGCCGTACGAGGTGACGACTCGCATCTGGCAGCCCTGGAGGCGGCGCTCGCGGCGATGGAGTCCGCGGGCGACGACCTCGCCGCGGTGGTCGCCGACCTCGCCTTCCACCGGGCGTTGCTCGCGGCAACGGGTAACGAGCTGCTGACCAAGATGGAAGTGATCATGGAGACCGGGCTCGCCGACCGCGACCGGCTCGTGCACAAGGTCAAGCCGTCCGACGACCCGGTGCCGAGCCATCGGCGAGTCGTGGACGCGGTCCGCGCACACGACCCGGAGGGCGCCGAGCTCGCGATGCGCGAACTGCTGGCGAAGGCGGCCGAGGACCTGACCGAGGTCCGCGGCTCGTCTCGTAAGGGGCGCCGGTGA
- the dgoD gene encoding galactonate dehydratase: MKIERIETFLVPPRWLFCRIETSDGVVGWGEPVVEGRAEVVRAAIDVLAEYLIGQDPLQIERHWQVLTKGGFYRGGPVLSSAVAGLDHALWDIAGKVYGAPVAALLGGRVRDRVRVYAWVGGDEPSSIGEAVAEQVAAGMTAVKMNAGGRLQVSPSVAEINDIVTRLSAARSVLGDSRDVAIDLHGRVGVAGARRILQAVEGLQPMFVEEPVLPEQMAHLPEVVATSTVPVALGERLYHRSDFMAPLNAGVAVVQPDVSHAGGISELRRIAVLADTHGALLAPHCPLGPISLAASLQVSFSTPNFLIQEQSRGIHYNVTGDLTSYVVDPAPFTWVDGHAEWNPLPGLGITVDEDAVRAADRAGHTWRNPLWTHDDGSFAEW; encoded by the coding sequence GTGAAGATCGAGCGGATCGAGACGTTCCTCGTCCCGCCGCGCTGGCTGTTCTGCCGGATCGAGACGAGCGACGGCGTCGTCGGGTGGGGCGAGCCGGTGGTCGAGGGTCGTGCCGAGGTCGTCCGGGCGGCGATCGACGTACTGGCGGAGTACCTGATCGGCCAGGATCCGCTGCAGATCGAGCGGCACTGGCAGGTGCTGACGAAGGGCGGGTTCTACCGCGGCGGGCCGGTGCTGAGCAGCGCGGTCGCGGGCCTGGACCACGCGCTGTGGGACATCGCCGGCAAGGTGTACGGCGCTCCGGTCGCGGCGCTTCTCGGCGGGCGGGTGCGGGATCGGGTCCGCGTGTACGCGTGGGTCGGTGGCGACGAGCCGTCCTCGATCGGCGAGGCCGTCGCCGAGCAGGTCGCCGCGGGGATGACGGCCGTGAAGATGAATGCCGGCGGGCGACTCCAGGTGTCGCCGTCCGTTGCCGAGATCAACGACATCGTCACGCGACTGTCCGCCGCTCGTTCCGTTCTTGGCGACTCGCGCGATGTCGCGATCGACCTGCACGGGCGGGTCGGGGTCGCCGGCGCGCGACGCATCCTGCAGGCCGTCGAGGGCCTGCAGCCGATGTTCGTCGAGGAACCGGTGCTGCCGGAACAGATGGCGCATCTGCCCGAGGTGGTCGCGACCTCGACCGTTCCGGTAGCGCTCGGCGAGCGGCTGTATCACCGGTCCGATTTCATGGCGCCGTTGAACGCGGGGGTTGCGGTCGTCCAGCCAGACGTCTCCCATGCCGGCGGAATCTCCGAGCTCCGCCGAATCGCCGTACTGGCCGACACCCATGGCGCGCTCCTTGCCCCACACTGCCCGCTCGGCCCAATCTCGCTGGCGGCTTCGTTGCAGGTGTCGTTCAGTACGCCGAACTTCCTCATCCAGGAGCAGAGCAGGGGCATCCACTACAACGTGACAGGCGACCTCACGTCGTACGTCGTGGATCCGGCACCGTTCACCTGGGTCGACGGGCACGCGGAGTGGAATCCCCTGCCAGGCTTGGGAATCACGGTCGACGAGGACGCTGTCCGGGCCGCGGACCGCGCCGGTCACACGTGGCGCAACCCGCTCTGGACCCACGACGACGGCTCCTTCGCAGAATGGTGA
- a CDS encoding carbohydrate ABC transporter permease, translating to MIRRVGFHVAMGLISFLWVAPILWVIVISFRSFDDVAANGLGSLPHSFTFSTYKSAWQDADEFRALVNSLLVTIPAVLLSLGLASIAAYGLARYSIPFRRTILLLMLMGNLLPPQILLIPISRFVELIGYYDTLIALIAVHVGFGLGFYTFVLHGFMRDLPREIQEAATIDGAGPGKIYSAVILPLTRPALAALGALSFTWIFNDLLWSITVIRTGDKMPVTPALLGLQGLFVSSWNVIAAGTVIAAVPTVAVFLRFQKHFVGGLAIGAVK from the coding sequence GTGATCCGCCGAGTTGGCTTCCACGTGGCGATGGGGTTGATCTCGTTCCTCTGGGTCGCGCCGATCCTCTGGGTGATCGTGATCTCGTTCCGTTCGTTCGACGACGTCGCGGCGAACGGGCTCGGGTCGTTGCCGCACTCGTTCACGTTCTCGACGTACAAGTCGGCATGGCAGGACGCGGACGAGTTCCGGGCGCTGGTGAACAGCCTGCTGGTGACGATCCCGGCGGTGCTGCTGAGCCTCGGGCTCGCGTCGATCGCGGCGTACGGGCTGGCGCGGTACTCGATCCCGTTCCGCCGGACGATCCTGTTGCTGATGTTGATGGGCAACCTGTTGCCGCCGCAGATCCTGCTGATCCCGATCTCGCGGTTCGTGGAACTGATCGGGTACTACGACACCCTGATCGCACTGATCGCTGTCCATGTCGGCTTCGGGCTCGGGTTCTACACGTTCGTCCTGCACGGTTTCATGCGGGACCTGCCGCGGGAGATCCAGGAGGCGGCGACGATCGACGGCGCCGGGCCGGGGAAGATCTACTCGGCGGTGATCCTGCCGCTGACCCGTCCGGCGCTGGCCGCACTCGGGGCGCTGTCGTTCACCTGGATCTTCAACGATCTGCTGTGGTCGATCACGGTCATCCGGACCGGCGACAAGATGCCGGTGACGCCGGCCCTGCTCGGGTTGCAGGGGCTGTTCGTGTCGTCGTGGAACGTGATCGCTGCGGGGACGGTGATCGCGGCGGTACCTACTGTCGCGGTGTTCCTGCGGTTCCAGAAGCACTTCGTCGGCGGATTGGCGATCGGGGCGGTCAAGTGA
- a CDS encoding ATP-binding protein: MTDHAVEAVEAVEPRRLTPDDLRTLFLFESLSDEQLRWLSEAGHVEEVHDGIVFNEGDEATCCYVLLTGEIRLCKLSHGELVEINRTGQRGVYSGAFNAFFGANDHKSYTATMQVTQPSEFFVIGAETMATMMNTWFPMAVHLIEGFVMGMRRTNETLGERERLLALGSLSAGLTHELNNPAAAAVRAAATLRQRVSGMRSKLAMLADGTLDATKLHQIVALQDDAVERLDKNKDKDIPPMELSDREDTLTDWLDDHEVQASWDVAPVLAQAGLDVPWMEEVLTAVGPKYLEGAVRWLMYTIDTESLMNEIDDSVTRISTLVGAAKQYSQIDRAPYQTVDLRELLKSTLVMMSGKLQGYEIVKEFDPELPAIPAYAAELNQVWTNIIDNAVSAMGGSGTLTIRTRLDGAYAVVEIGDTGPGIPEEIRRRIFEPFFTTKPIGEGTGLGLDISWRIVVKKHHGDLRVESAPGRTVFKIVLPLEPERELESDPALLA; the protein is encoded by the coding sequence ATGACTGACCATGCTGTGGAGGCTGTGGAAGCTGTGGAACCGCGCCGGCTGACTCCTGACGACCTGCGCACGCTGTTCCTGTTCGAGAGCCTCAGCGACGAGCAGTTGCGGTGGCTCTCGGAGGCCGGGCACGTCGAGGAAGTGCACGACGGGATCGTGTTCAACGAGGGCGACGAGGCGACCTGCTGCTACGTCCTGCTCACCGGTGAGATCCGGCTCTGCAAGCTCTCCCACGGCGAGCTCGTGGAGATCAACCGGACCGGCCAGCGCGGGGTGTACTCCGGGGCGTTCAACGCGTTCTTCGGCGCCAACGACCACAAGTCGTACACCGCGACCATGCAGGTCACGCAGCCGTCGGAGTTCTTCGTGATCGGCGCCGAGACGATGGCGACGATGATGAACACCTGGTTCCCGATGGCGGTGCACCTGATCGAGGGCTTCGTGATGGGCATGCGCCGGACCAACGAGACGCTGGGGGAGCGCGAGCGGCTGCTCGCCCTCGGATCGCTGTCCGCGGGACTCACCCACGAGCTGAACAACCCGGCGGCCGCGGCGGTCCGGGCCGCGGCGACGCTGCGGCAGCGGGTCTCCGGGATGCGGTCGAAGCTGGCGATGCTCGCGGACGGTACGCTCGACGCGACCAAGCTGCACCAGATCGTCGCGTTGCAGGACGACGCGGTCGAGCGGCTGGACAAGAACAAGGACAAGGACATCCCGCCGATGGAGCTGTCCGACCGCGAGGACACGCTCACCGACTGGCTCGACGACCACGAAGTCCAGGCGAGCTGGGACGTGGCACCGGTGCTCGCCCAGGCAGGCCTCGACGTGCCGTGGATGGAGGAGGTGCTGACGGCCGTCGGCCCGAAGTACCTCGAAGGTGCTGTCCGGTGGCTGATGTACACGATCGACACCGAGTCGTTGATGAACGAGATCGACGACTCGGTCACCCGGATCTCGACACTCGTTGGTGCCGCCAAGCAGTACTCGCAGATCGACCGGGCGCCGTACCAGACCGTGGATCTGCGCGAGCTGCTCAAGTCGACGCTGGTGATGATGTCGGGCAAGCTCCAGGGGTACGAGATCGTCAAGGAGTTCGACCCGGAGCTGCCCGCGATCCCGGCGTACGCCGCGGAGCTCAACCAGGTGTGGACGAACATCATCGACAACGCGGTCAGCGCGATGGGCGGTTCCGGGACACTGACGATCCGCACCCGGCTGGACGGTGCGTACGCGGTGGTCGAGATCGGCGACACCGGGCCGGGCATCCCGGAGGAGATCCGGCGGCGGATCTTCGAGCCGTTCTTCACCACGAAGCCGATCGGCGAAGGGACCGGGCTCGGGCTGGACATCTCCTGGCGGATCGTGGTCAAGAAGCACCACGGAGACCTCCGCGTGGAGTCCGCGCCGGGCCGTACGGTCTTCAAGATCGTGCTCCCACTCGAGCCCGAACGAGAGCTGGAGTCGGATCCCGCGCTACTTGCTTAA
- a CDS encoding helix-turn-helix domain-containing protein — protein MGPLELLGHPVRLRIVHALRGGRELTTAELGKRIADVSKATLYRHVELLAEGGVLEVAEERRVRGAVERRFRLRQERASITPEQLEQVTVQDHQRGFAAAMAAMLAEFTAYTERDGADPIADLVGYRQHAIWLTQAELHQLIEGMRAAILPVLSNEATPDRSRYLLSPILFPTEGDSP, from the coding sequence ATGGGTCCGTTGGAACTGCTGGGGCATCCGGTGCGGTTGCGGATCGTGCACGCGTTGCGCGGCGGCCGCGAGCTGACGACCGCCGAGCTGGGGAAGCGGATCGCGGACGTGTCGAAGGCGACGCTGTACCGGCACGTCGAGCTGCTCGCCGAGGGCGGGGTCCTCGAGGTCGCGGAGGAACGGCGGGTTCGCGGCGCGGTCGAGCGACGTTTCCGGCTGCGGCAGGAGCGGGCCTCGATCACTCCCGAACAGCTCGAGCAGGTGACCGTCCAGGACCACCAGCGCGGGTTCGCGGCGGCGATGGCGGCGATGCTCGCGGAGTTCACGGCGTACACGGAACGCGACGGCGCGGACCCGATCGCCGACCTGGTCGGCTATCGGCAGCACGCCATCTGGTTGACGCAGGCGGAGCTTCACCAGCTGATCGAAGGCATGCGCGCCGCGATCCTGCCGGTCCTGTCGAACGAAGCGACCCCCGACCGTTCCCGCTACCTCCTCAGCCCGATCCTGTTCCCCACCGAAGGCGACAGCCCCTAG